One window of the Candidatus Cloacimonadota bacterium genome contains the following:
- the uvrB gene encoding excinuclease ABC subunit UvrB produces MGIFKLQTDYQPSGDQPEAIAELEAGIRAGKSFQVLLGVTGSGKTFTIANVISRLDRPVLVLSHNKTLAAQLYGELKQLFPDNAVEYFISYYDYYQPEAYIPGKDIYIEKDADINAQIEKLRLRATMSLMERRDVIIVASVSCIYGLGVPEEYREALIRLETGMKMDRDELLAKLVAAHYSRNDIAFERGAFRVRGDIVDIYPAYLEHCLRVEFFGDEICRLEKLHPISYQSLGEVTQYPVYPAIHFIMSQEKLNQALSSIENEMNERVAWYLANQRYVEADRLQSRTKFDLEMLAELGYCSGIENYTRHLTGAKPGEPPNCLLDYFPEDFLFIIDESHVTIPQVHGMFGGDYTRKKNLVDYGFRLPSAFDNRPLRFEEFESYMRSVIFVSATPADYELELTQGEIVEQVIRPTGLLDPEIEIKPIRNQVDDLIAQIRERLAKNHKVLVMTLTKRMSEDLSVYLQNAGIKAKYLHSDIDSIERAQIIRSLRLGEYDVIVGVNLLREGLDLPEVSLVAILDADKTGFLRSARSLIQISGRAARNVDGKVVLYADEITDAIQTTLDETNRRRAKQLSYNQEHGITPQSISKTIEQIMQSTAIAEGYASIDKDGAKEEKPDKEDFYQYLELDNRDKLLELLRKEMKRAASHLDFERAAELRDKISELEKK; encoded by the coding sequence ATGGGAATCTTTAAACTACAGACCGATTACCAGCCCAGCGGAGACCAGCCGGAAGCCATCGCCGAACTCGAAGCCGGAATCCGCGCCGGAAAAAGCTTTCAGGTGCTTCTGGGCGTCACCGGAAGCGGCAAGACCTTCACTATCGCGAACGTGATTTCCCGGCTTGACCGGCCCGTGCTGGTGCTATCCCACAACAAAACCCTCGCTGCGCAGCTCTACGGCGAACTGAAGCAGCTTTTTCCGGACAACGCTGTGGAATACTTCATCAGTTATTACGATTATTACCAGCCCGAAGCCTACATCCCCGGCAAGGACATCTACATCGAAAAAGACGCCGACATCAATGCCCAGATAGAGAAACTGCGGCTCAGGGCCACCATGAGCCTGATGGAGCGGCGCGACGTTATCATAGTGGCCTCGGTTTCATGTATTTACGGACTCGGCGTGCCTGAGGAATACAGGGAGGCCCTCATCCGTCTGGAAACAGGAATGAAGATGGACCGGGATGAACTTCTCGCCAAACTGGTCGCGGCCCACTACAGCCGCAACGACATCGCCTTCGAGCGCGGCGCCTTCAGGGTTCGGGGCGACATTGTGGATATTTATCCAGCCTATCTGGAGCATTGCCTCAGGGTGGAATTCTTTGGCGACGAAATATGCCGCCTGGAGAAGCTGCATCCCATATCCTACCAGAGTTTGGGCGAAGTTACCCAATATCCTGTTTATCCCGCCATCCATTTCATCATGAGCCAGGAAAAGCTGAACCAGGCCCTTAGCTCCATCGAGAATGAGATGAACGAACGCGTGGCCTGGTATCTGGCCAACCAGCGCTATGTCGAGGCAGACCGGCTGCAATCCCGCACCAAATTCGACCTTGAGATGCTGGCCGAGCTTGGCTACTGCTCCGGCATCGAAAACTACACCCGCCACCTCACCGGCGCCAAACCCGGCGAGCCGCCAAACTGCCTTCTGGATTACTTTCCCGAGGATTTCCTCTTCATCATCGACGAATCCCATGTCACCATCCCCCAGGTGCACGGAATGTTCGGCGGCGACTACACCCGCAAGAAAAACCTGGTCGATTACGGCTTCCGGCTGCCCTCCGCCTTCGACAACCGTCCCCTCCGTTTCGAGGAATTTGAAAGCTATATGCGCAGCGTCATTTTCGTTTCCGCCACCCCGGCGGATTACGAACTGGAACTGACCCAGGGCGAAATAGTGGAGCAGGTTATCCGCCCCACCGGCCTACTGGACCCCGAAATTGAGATCAAACCCATCCGCAACCAGGTTGACGACCTCATCGCCCAAATCCGCGAACGCCTGGCCAAAAACCACAAGGTGCTGGTCATGACCCTCACCAAACGCATGAGCGAAGACCTCAGCGTTTACCTCCAAAACGCCGGGATAAAGGCCAAATACCTGCACAGCGACATCGATTCCATCGAACGCGCCCAGATCATCCGCTCCCTCCGGCTCGGCGAATACGACGTTATTGTGGGCGTGAACCTCCTCCGCGAGGGCCTGGACCTGCCGGAAGTTTCGCTGGTTGCCATTCTCGATGCCGACAAAACAGGCTTCCTGCGTTCCGCCCGCTCCCTCATCCAAATCTCAGGACGTGCCGCTCGCAACGTTGACGGCAAGGTGGTTCTCTACGCCGACGAGATAACGGACGCCATCCAAACCACGCTGGACGAAACCAACCGCCGCCGGGCCAAACAACTCAGCTACAACCAGGAGCACGGCATCACGCCCCAAAGCATCAGCAAGACGATCGAACAGATAATGCAGTCCACCGCCATCGCCGAAGGCTATGCCTCCATCGACAAAGACGGAGCCAAAGAGGAAAAACCCGACAAAGAGGATTTTTACCAGTATCTGGAACTCGACAACCGGGACAAGCTGCTGGAACTGCTCAGGAAAGAAATGAAGCGAGCCGCTTCCCACCTCGATTTTGAACGCGCCGCCGAACTGCGGGACAAGATATCGGAACTGGAGAAGAAGTGA
- a CDS encoding nucleoside-diphosphate kinase, translating into MSRQTLLLIKPNAFRNRHVGHIISILEEAGFNLLRIKDIQFTPESAAVFYDIHRGKEFFDRLVEFMCSAPSVALLLEKENAVEELRELIGDADPEKRRPGTIRDLYAEGVTENAVHASDSEASAERETRLIFG; encoded by the coding sequence ATGAGCCGGCAAACCCTGCTGCTGATCAAGCCCAACGCCTTCAGGAACCGCCATGTTGGGCACATCATCTCCATCCTGGAGGAGGCGGGTTTCAACTTGCTGCGGATCAAGGATATCCAGTTCACGCCTGAATCCGCGGCTGTATTTTACGACATCCACAGGGGCAAGGAGTTCTTTGACCGCCTGGTGGAGTTCATGTGTTCCGCGCCCAGCGTGGCCCTGCTTTTGGAAAAGGAAAACGCGGTGGAGGAACTGCGTGAGCTTATCGGAGACGCGGACCCGGAGAAACGCAGGCCGGGAACAATCCGCGACCTCTATGCCGAAGGGGTGACTGAAAACGCTGTCCACGCCTCGGACAGCGAGGCCAGCGCGGAACGCGAAACAAGGCTGATTTTCGGCTGA